Proteins encoded within one genomic window of Arachis ipaensis cultivar K30076 chromosome B08, Araip1.1, whole genome shotgun sequence:
- the LOC107611192 gene encoding proline-rich receptor-like protein kinase PERK9 yields MGADAQGARARQFKIRDNPSSRGTLRSRAPQPPPPSSSSPRPIYHRSSNTSRRRASLTAGDLPSLLIAFSSPSHRHPFSLSLFSPSALQFPEPPPRHHRATAPPSLPSSLSLPSVHGGDTLFLLPYPPHFHFQFSRLPGSCSISAISALISLGAELPPLPDSPASDEQDHQEEDAEAPAQQDAPAATEPAHMEAPPQTQETPPVPQPQTEPEPIVVPPTDPPV; encoded by the exons ATgggcgcggacgcgcaaggtgcgcgcgcgcgccaattCAAAATTCGGGATAACCCTAGCTCGCGAGGCACACTGCGCAGTCGCGCACCCCAGCCTCCAcccccatcttcttcttctcctcgccCCATCTATCATCGCAGCAGCAACACCAGCCGCCGCCGCGCCTCCCTCACCGCCGGCGACTTGCCCTCCCTCCTCATCGCCTTCTCATCCCCCTCTCACCGCCACCCATTCTCTCTCTCACTCTTCTCTCCCTCCGCCCTTCAGTTTCCCGAACCCCCACCGCGCCACCACCGCGCCACCGCGCCGCCATCActgccttcctctctctctctgccTTCCGTTCACGGCGGTGACACTCTGTTTCTGCTGCCTTATCCCCCCCATTTCCATTTTCAGTTTTCCCGGCTCCCAGGTTCCTGCTCCATTTCTGCTATCTCt GCACTTATCTCCCTCGGCGCTGAGCTACCTCCGCTTCCCGATTCTCCGGCCTCCGACGAGCaggatcatcaggaggaggaCGCGGAGGCACCAGCTCAGCAGGATGCCCCTGCCGCTACAGAGCCAGCACACATGGAGGCTCCACCTCAGACACAGGAGACTCCACCGGTCCCACAGCCACAGACAGAGCCAGAGCCTATCGTTGTACCTCCCACTGATCCTCCggtttag